The Coffea arabica cultivar ET-39 chromosome 3c, Coffea Arabica ET-39 HiFi, whole genome shotgun sequence genome contains a region encoding:
- the LOC140037898 gene encoding uncharacterized protein, giving the protein MPAWYNPQAVCAYHSGAAGHSTIDCKALKHKIQYMVEAGEIVIRKREEQGPNVNRNPLPEHANIIGVILDDTEYMEPARELAREAEVFGVTDQPFVIEWPFEEDEKPFVLDLTPAESESLEPVVIEFPKQEPVLSLQQVPWNYDEPDVQIGEKSIAKKEVSVVTRSGRIASPFEAAIPIQANNSELPVKPTITEKEALDFLKRLQRSEYNVVEKLSKSPAQISMLDLLFSSDMHRDALIKVLTKAQIPKNISVDNFSHVVGNVLFTKQITFSDEKLPAEGIGHNKALCIVVRCNGKMLPKVLIDNGSALNICLWSTLEKLGLQDVKLRPSGTIVRGFDGAQREPIGEIDLVVEMGPAQFQITCQVMHFPSVYNVLLGRPWIHKSGAVPSSLHQLLKFVVNDKLITIFAEEDCLVITDSGSKEDGGRNVTMTPHSTADIVSVSWITNAEQALPKASVMMAKEMIRGGYEFDKGLGRDLQGILKPVEIVEKKDSFGLGFRPTAKDIREMKERKKAEKEGRQRALDIPPLYYTFPRPAEPNGSISVVFVFRWFKLGVHDVFDLWLNASWTFVQLLVSPKLRRLIKKFSNLFLGTEASKLGKQIEKACCTLSSFAVLIFIPPLMISSLS; this is encoded by the exons ATGCCCGCGTGGTATAACCCGCAAGccgtctgtgcttatcattcaggggcTGCCGGACATTCGACTATTGATTGCAAGGCGCTTAAGCATAAAATCCAATATATGGTTGAAGCCGGGGAGATTGTAATCCGGAAAAGGGAGGAGCAAGGGCCGAACGTAAATAGGAACCCTTTACCGGAACATGCCAATATTATTGGGGTTATTCTAGACGATACGGAGTATATGGAACCAGCCAGAGAATTGGCAAGggaagctgaagtgtttggggtcacagaccaaccCTTTGTTATAGAATGGCCATTTGAAGAGGATGAAAAGCCCTTTGTTTTGGATCTCACGCCAGCTGAGAGTGAGTCTTTGGAGCCGGTGGTCATTGAATTCCCGAAGCAGGAACCTGTTTTAAGCCTGCAACAAGTGCCATGGAATTATGATGAACCTGACGTACAGATTGGGGAAAAGTCAATTGCAAAGAAGGAAGTGTCAGTGGTTACCAGATCGGGGAGGATTGCAAGTCCATTTGAAGCTGCCATTCCGATTCAAGCAAATAACTCCGAGCTGCCCGTTaaaccaacaatcaccgagaaagaagccTTGGATTTTCTTAAGAGACTTCAGAGAAGTGAGTACAATGTAGTTGAGAAGCTGAGCAAGTCGCCTGCCCAGATATCCATGTTGGATCTACTCTTTTCTTCAGATATGCATAGGGACGCGCTGATCAAGGTGTTGACCAAAGCTCAAATCCCTAAGAACATTTCAGTTGATAATTTCTCACACGTGGTTGGGAACGTATTATTCACCaaacaaatcactttctctGACGAGAAATTGCCGGCggaaggcattggacataacaagGCCCTGTGCATAGTTGTAAGGTGCAACGGAAAAATGCTGCCGAAGGTATTGATTGATAATGGATCCGCTCTTAATATATGTCTTTGGAGTACCTTGGAAAAGTTAGGATTGCAAGACgtcaagctgaggccttcagggaccataGTCCGAGGTTTTGATGGAGCGCAAAGAGAGCCAATAGGAGAAATTGATTTAGTAGTTGAGATGGGACCCGCGCAGTTTCAAATAACCTGCCAAGTTATGCACTTTCCTAGTGTTTACAACGTTTTGCTTGGCaggccatggattcacaagtctGGGGCTGTGCCTTCTTCATTGCATCAATTGCTGAAGTTTGTAGTAAATGACAAGCTGATAACTATATTTGCCGAGGAGGATTGCCTTGTAATCACCGATTCTGGGTCAAAAGAGGATGGAGGCCGAAACGTCACCATGACTCCTCATAGCACAGCTGATATCGTCTCTGTAAGTTGGATCACAAACGCGGAGCAAGCTCTACCAaaggccagtgtcatgatggctaaAGAAATGATCCGTGGAGGCTATGAATTTGACAAAGGGCTGGGACGAGATTTGCAAGGAATTCTGAAGCCAGTGGAGATAGTGGAGAAAAAGGATTCATTTGGTTTAGGGTTCCGACCAACTGCTAAGGATATCAGAGAAATGAAGGAACGTAAGAAAGCGGAAAAAGAAGGAAGGCAAAGGGCTCTTGACATTCCACCCCTGTATTATACTTTCCCACGACCAGCCGAG CCAAATGGGTCAATTTCTGTGGTCTTTGTCTTTCGCTGGTTTAAGCTTGGAGTTCATGATGTCTTTGATCTTTGGCTAAATGCATCCTGGACAT TTGTGCAGTTGTTAGTTAGTCCAAAGCTTAGAAGATTGATTAAGAAGTTTTCTAATCTATTCTTGGGTACCGAGGCTTCTAAGCTTGGGAAGCAAATTGAAAAAGCTTGCTgcactctttcttcttttgctgttttgatCTTCATTCCACCCTTGATGATCAGCTCcctttcttga